The sequence CATTATAGTGATGAATGGCATAATTTTTTACATTAACATCTCTGACTGTAAAATATTCTTTGGGGAAAATAGTCATGTCCAGTATTTGCTGCGTTTGGTTTTCTCCTACAAAGCCAAAATGTTTTTTGGAAATCTCAGTAATAATTTCAACATTAGTTTTTTCGTCGATTTTTCCATTTCCATCAATAAAATTTTTATTTTCATAATAAGTTAACAGTTTTTTAATGAATTTATTTCCTTTTGCTGCTCCAATAATTCCTCCGCTAATATCAAAATTTGAAAAAAAACCCATAAAGCCTTCATAATCTAAAAACGGGTCTAATGAATTTGTTATTTCCAAATCTGTATCTAAATAGATACCTCCATAATGATATAAAATATGTAATCTGGCATAGTCGGATACAAAAGCCCACTTTTTCATCTGATAAGCCTGTAAAGTAAAATTATTGATATGCACATTAAAATTATCCTCATTCCATTCTTTAATTTCGTAATCTGGCAAGTGAACTTTCCAACTGTCCATACATCGTTCGATTACGTCATTTTTTTTGCCTCTTCCAAACCAAAAGTAATGAATGACTTTAGGTATCATTGCAGCTTTATCCTCCTTAATTGTTTAGAAGTATAAATTTACCGAGAAACATATAAATCCAACAATTTCAGTCTGGCATCGTCCAAAAAATCCTCTTCAAACATTGAGTACTTATAAGATTCACAGCTTTTGCACACGGGATATATTTGTTTGTTTAGTGACAGCAGGTTTCTTCTGAATTTGTTGAATTCTTCACCCACCCAAAGGCTGTATAAATCATTGTCATTAACGTTTCCTATTACTTTGGCTGTTTCCATTGCACAACATGGCACAATATTTCCTTCCGGATTAATCTGCATCATGTAAAATGGCTGTGGGCAAACTTGAGCTTCTAAAATACGGTTTCCGTTTTGAGTTAAAAGATTATCCGAATCCATGTTAAATTTGTCTTTGTACTCAATTTGCGGGACAGCCGGCAAAAGATGTTCAATTGCGATAATATCGCAAATATCTCCGAACATATTTAAAAATTTTTCCTCGTCTCCTTCTTCCAATGCACAATCGATTATTTTTATATATAACTGTGTGGTGTTTTCGCTTTTTTGCTTGGCATTATAAAAATAAGACAAATTATCTACAATTTTTGATATGCCGACTTTTTTACCGGAAATCTCTTCATATTTTCCAGATGTAACACCTTGTATTGATACTCTAAGCTTTGACAGTCCGGCAGCAATTAATTTATCAGACAAATCCGGCTCGAGAAGCAAACCGTTAGTTACAATATCAACTGCTTCTGCCACGTTCATTTTAACTGCGTATTCAACCATCTTGGCAATATCCTTGTGCAATAAAGGTTCTCCGGTACCGGCAAAACGAATCATTTTAACTTTATTGGGGAACTTGCTTAAGCCATCAATACATTTTTTATATAGGTTAAAGTCCATTGCGGTTTTATCCGTTATATAACGCCTTTGGCTAACAGGCACCGAATGAATACAATAGCCGCATTTAAAATTGCAGGCATATATCGGAAAAAATTGAACCATATATGGTGTATCTAAAGGAAGTGCATCCTTTAATTTATTCCGTTTTCCGCCCGGAGTTTGTCCGTCAATTCTTACAGCTCTCATATATTACTCTCCATTGTTTCCAGTCTTTTTAATATTTCTTCAACATCATCGTCCAATACATCTTCAGGATGGGAAACATCGTCCGGAGCACAGCATACTTTGCATTTATCGTTCTGTAATCTGTTGCCTTTTAATTGTAATTTCCAAAATTCTCTTAATTTTTCTCCGTTCCACATGTCGATTAATTCGGAGTTGTTTATATTGCCCAGCACTATAGGCTTATAAATTGTGTCACAAGGTTCCACATCCCCGTTGGGGAAAATTCCCAACATATAAAACGGCAGAGGACACACATTTCTTTTTTCATGTTTTCTTCCGTATCGGTCGTACTCTACCTTCATATTTTTGGTTATTTCCACACCATCGTATGCCGGCAGCATTTTTTCGATATACATTCTGTCCGAGCAATCTTCAAAAAGCCGGTAAAACTTTTCTTCTTCGCCTTCTTCCAGGCATACGTCCATAATCTTTACAAATAAATTTGTGTTGTTTTTATGTGCATAAAAATATCGTATATTGTCCATAAAATCATCGAAATTAATATTAGCACCGCATATGTCTTTATATTTTTTTGAATTTAGACCTTGCAGTGAGATTCTTAAGGTATCCAAACCGGCTTCTATCAATCGATCTGACATTGTTTTGTCAAGGAGTGAACCGTTACTGATAATTTCCACTCTTTCTGCAATTTCTGCATCTTTAGCCATCTTTACCATGACAGGAATGTCTTTATTAATCAATGGCTCTCCTTGTCCCATTAAACATAACATTTTCAGTTTGTCCGGAAATTTTTTCATTTGGTGAATAAATTTTCCGTATGTCTCCATTGACATGTTTTCAGGGACAAAATCATAAGTCTTTTTCATGGCGTCCAATGCCAAAGAATGAGCACAGTATACGCACTTGAAATTACAATAGGTTGTCGGAAAAACAAATATGCTAAAAGGTGTTTTTAAAGGAATGACTTTAGACAGTTTTATTCTTTCTGTTCCATAAATGGGTTTAATTTCCGATGCCATTTTATTCTCCTTTTAAGTCAAATTTTTACACTTTTATTCAAACAGTTTTAAAAGTCTGGGCGCATCCGGGTCCAAATTCTCCAGTGGATTGTTAATCGCATTAAAGCATGTACAATTGTTGCACTCAGGTATGCTGTCTTTCTGATAGCTGAGCATTGTTCTTAAATGTTCTCTTCTTTTTTCACCGTTCCAAATTTCTTTTATAGTATTATCCTTTATATTTCCCATGGATAAACTTTTTGGCAAACCCGGTACAGGGCAGGGGAAGGTATCGTAATCGCATCCAATTTGTAAGAAATAGAAAGATTGGGCACATACTTTTCTGTTTAAATCCAATTCCTCATTGTAAAAGTTTTTAGTGCCGTCCACTATTTTTTTGAGTTCACCCATTTGCTGCTGCATGACAATTAAATGTTCTATATAAATTTTGTCGCATATATTTCCAAAAATATTGAAAAACTTTTCTTCTTCTTCCTTGGATTTTAGTGTAGCATCTATTGCTTTTATATATATTTGTGTATTACCTTTAATACTGTATAGATAACTAAGGTTCTTAACGTACTCATCAAAGTCAATTTCTACTCCGCAAGTTTCTTTGTATCTCTCCTTGCTTACACCCTGGACGGATATGTTAATGTTTGTGATTCCTGCATCAATCAGTTTTCTTGATGTTTCCGGTGTTAATAATAATCCATTTGTAATTATTTCCACTCTATCGGCTATTTTTGCTTCCACAGCGAGCTTGACCATTTCAGGCAGCCTGGGATTCATTAGAGGTTCGCCCAGACCTGAAAATACTATTCTCTTTATTGGTTCTGTAAATTCTTTAAGCTGACTGACGATTGTTTTGTACATTTCAAAATCCATATGCTTTACCGAAAATCCCAGCTTGCGAAATTCTCCGTCCTCTTTATCTCTTGTGGCATGTATACAATAAAAACATTTGAAATTACAGTACCTGGTTTGTTCTATATACACCGTAAACGGTGCAGCAAGAGGTATAATATCGGCCAGCTTCTTTCTGTTTGTGTCATAATTCGGCTTAAATTCGGCTTTCATTAGTTTCCACAACCTTTCTTAATATTTTGTCTTCCGGAAAGTACCTTAAATAGTGCTTGGCAGAGCCCTTTGTTTCGGCAAACGAATTGCCTTCCAAACAATTGACATCACCCCAATAAGCACTAACAAACCATTCATATGGATTAGTTCCTATTGCAGAGTATATATCATG comes from Acetivibrio thermocellus ATCC 27405 and encodes:
- a CDS encoding glycosyltransferase family 32 protein, giving the protein MIPKVIHYFWFGRGKKNDVIERCMDSWKVHLPDYEIKEWNEDNFNVHINNFTLQAYQMKKWAFVSDYARLHILYHYGGIYLDTDLEITNSLDPFLDYEGFMGFFSNFDISGGIIGAAKGNKFIKKLLTYYENKNFIDGNGKIDEKTNVEIITEISKKHFGFVGENQTQQILDMTIFPKEYFTVRDVNVKNYAIHHYNASWLSHEEMNKHLKSYRKYYEFTVKWLDNLINNKIDLTPYKNKCIAIFGKGYIGELLVSYLQNNNVPIRQIIDTKFANDTYKDIPIVSSDTISDEVNLIIITPIHSFESIYLSLKEKSCADIISIENLLS
- a CDS encoding radical SAM/SPASM domain-containing protein → MRAVRIDGQTPGGKRNKLKDALPLDTPYMVQFFPIYACNFKCGYCIHSVPVSQRRYITDKTAMDFNLYKKCIDGLSKFPNKVKMIRFAGTGEPLLHKDIAKMVEYAVKMNVAEAVDIVTNGLLLEPDLSDKLIAAGLSKLRVSIQGVTSGKYEEISGKKVGISKIVDNLSYFYNAKQKSENTTQLYIKIIDCALEEGDEEKFLNMFGDICDIIAIEHLLPAVPQIEYKDKFNMDSDNLLTQNGNRILEAQVCPQPFYMMQINPEGNIVPCCAMETAKVIGNVNDNDLYSLWVGEEFNKFRRNLLSLNKQIYPVCKSCESYKYSMFEEDFLDDARLKLLDLYVSR
- a CDS encoding radical SAM/SPASM domain-containing protein gives rise to the protein MASEIKPIYGTERIKLSKVIPLKTPFSIFVFPTTYCNFKCVYCAHSLALDAMKKTYDFVPENMSMETYGKFIHQMKKFPDKLKMLCLMGQGEPLINKDIPVMVKMAKDAEIAERVEIISNGSLLDKTMSDRLIEAGLDTLRISLQGLNSKKYKDICGANINFDDFMDNIRYFYAHKNNTNLFVKIMDVCLEEGEEEKFYRLFEDCSDRMYIEKMLPAYDGVEITKNMKVEYDRYGRKHEKRNVCPLPFYMLGIFPNGDVEPCDTIYKPIVLGNINNSELIDMWNGEKLREFWKLQLKGNRLQNDKCKVCCAPDDVSHPEDVLDDDVEEILKRLETMESNI
- a CDS encoding radical SAM/SPASM domain-containing protein; this translates as MKAEFKPNYDTNRKKLADIIPLAAPFTVYIEQTRYCNFKCFYCIHATRDKEDGEFRKLGFSVKHMDFEMYKTIVSQLKEFTEPIKRIVFSGLGEPLMNPRLPEMVKLAVEAKIADRVEIITNGLLLTPETSRKLIDAGITNINISVQGVSKERYKETCGVEIDFDEYVKNLSYLYSIKGNTQIYIKAIDATLKSKEEEEKFFNIFGNICDKIYIEHLIVMQQQMGELKKIVDGTKNFYNEELDLNRKVCAQSFYFLQIGCDYDTFPCPVPGLPKSLSMGNIKDNTIKEIWNGEKRREHLRTMLSYQKDSIPECNNCTCFNAINNPLENLDPDAPRLLKLFE